Sequence from the Carassius auratus strain Wakin chromosome 32, ASM336829v1, whole genome shotgun sequence genome:
CTACCTGAATCCAGCGTACAGTGCTGCACACgataaagacaaaacaaaaagaagagaaaatattAGACATACTTTCACGTTTTCTGCCTTTTGCGTACTCCTCATAGCGAATGTTGATGCAAAATGAAACCTCAAGAGTTCTAGCGGTCACCTGTCTGTAGTATCTTCTTTTGAGCAATCCTTTGTTGTTATCCAGTTTATCAGCTACTGCAGAGCCGTAGATCTCCATACTAGCAGTGAACACCACCAACTCATACCACTGACTGACCACCTCCAGGAAGAAGTCCACATGAGGCCTTTTATGCACAAAGAATCGCACCGGATGTTTGTCTATTACCACCTGAAACACAACAACAGCTTATAcgagaaaaattaaaacaagacatttggagtttcttcttttttttttactagggatGAAACAACAGTCACAAATGGTTAAtggatcataataataataataataataatgcattactaTGTTCatgtattaatgttattaaaattgtaatttattatgttttaatattgaagtttcttaaaattattttttttaaaaataaacaacattttcattattgtaatttaaattaaaatataatattaaactaGTATAATTACATTAGTAATACTTGATCATTTCATTCATGTTGATAATtattagattgtaataatataataaaaataataccattacttttattattgatctattattatattttaatatcaatattattatagtattttataataaaatgaagaaaaaaaagattgttattgtattttttattaaaatatattataaaaatatataatactggATCATTTCATTAATGTTGATTATCATATTgtaatgatataataaaaattatgatattacatttattatttatatattattatattttaatattgttatagtatttttgtgttattttataaacaaaatatactaatatatatatatatatacacatacaatttattaatataattattttatataataccaCTCTACTAacgataaaattaaattaatgaaatgtatttgttttgtgaGAGCAACAGAGCAGCTGATGAGATATTTTAGATCCAAGCATAAAGAAAAACTGACACTTCCTGGTTTTCAGTGAGCGCGGTAACCTTTGTTTATAGATGTGCATTTTTAATACTGTCAATTTTAAAAGCTTATTAAAAAATGATTTGGTCTTACTTTAAGGATGAAGTCTGGCGGTGTTCCCGGCCGCACTGTAGGTCTGAGAACACCATCGTGATGCGAGTGGATCAACGTCTCGTCCAGATCTAAAACTAAGATCTTTCGCTTCACGGCGTCTGGACAGAAACACAAGCACAAACTCACGTTGCTCAGATGAAAACTCTGCACACACTCAGATCAGGCCTTTTGTTGTCATACCAGTAACTTTTATCTTGAGGAGAGGAAAAGAAACACTCACTGAGTCTGTTTCTGGAAAGAGGTGACAATGGTAAGATGTCGTAGCGCACTGTTTGATACTGGATTATCTAGAACAGGAAGGAGACAGCAGAAGACAATGAACACCCCTTTTACAGTTTATTCAGCTTGCTATAATGGATTGAATGACATTTTTTACAACTAATAAATTCCTAACTTTTAAGAACCTGCTAGTCTCTTAGGAAAAGTGAATTAAGGACATTTAAACAGAGCTCGTCTATATCTGAAGCAGGCAGAACTAGACGATTCAGAATTAAGATGAAATGCGAATGAAATCTTGAATCCATAAACAGATTTGTAAACCCCAaattttccgtttgttaaactAAACGAATAACGAATGAACAAGCCATTTTCCCATTTCTCATTATTGAATTCTAAATAGGAAATGAAAcgataatttaattttaatttcgcAACTTAGTGTTAaatttagtattcattttacatattaaaactagtgtatgaaatggcaaatgaaaattatgtaatttaattttcattttgcaccaaacgttgcgcaaatgtattggaaaatgtcaatgtaaatacagaaatgcattgccattttacatattgcattgtcattttgcatattacattccaaattgaatattgctacccatatgttTCCATAGGGGCCGGGTGAGAAAAAAAACCCTTTCCAATATTTcaaatttggactgcaatacctagttcaaccactcggtgtcaatcaCCTTTAAACATCATTTTCAAATGAATTAACTGAAAGTAAAAAGTTTTCTCAGTGCCTGAGTTTTGGCAGTGCATCACCGAGCGTCACTCCCAGGTGATCGAAAATTttcaaaaaggcgggagctggttgttGAAgacacgcccacctagcgcgacagcagtggcaatccacatgtcactcaagtggccacgcccttaattatgtaGAACTTTAACCCCTTAAGTGTCACCCCCCCTTTTTGGGGGTAGAGCTGAAAAGGGCATGTCCagattcaaattaatgtaattctGGAACGGTTTGGAATATGAACCTAATTGTGGGctcgtttttaaaaacacacttggaagtttcttgtacatgtgaaagaagttgaataaaatgtaaaataaaaaagttatagttgtttaagtttgttgtaataaaaaaataataatttaatatttattaatattttataaaaaaaaaaaaaaaagtatgtgttgaatttaatttcatgtcaaaTGAAAAGCCTAAAATCTAaagaagttgtgttccaaatttgacattgatatcacaaaaaatgaggtttctgtgttatttttagttGCTATACCAACAATGTCCACTAGGTACTATTCATGCTCCTTGTATGAATTGTAATGGAcgactgatttgattttttttattcaaacagcaaTAAAACATTCTAGATAGgttgtaaatgattttttaatcaaacatagcTACTAGAGTGTTGTTACAGAAACTTCATACATGATCATGATCATATTATCACATCATATTATGATCATACATGAAAttgacattcatttaattttttactgaatACTTGCAACATCAATCatagatatacaaatatacatattcaatttattctcaaatttttttataaaaactagaaAAGATGTTTTGTCTGAATTATTGGCAGCCAAAagaatataagaaatatatactttcgtgattgtatatgtatgtatcagctttttgtaacaaaaggcaactacttttttttttttgcaaaattttcttgtcacaaattaatgaattactgtcactacataattttaaatataaaacagtggtcaaatataaaaaatacaacctctaaggtctccaatgatatatagtttgtcaagattagtttaggtttagtatagaatattacggttttaaatatgcaatggcTTTGGGCCCACCGGTGGGCCAGTGACACTTAAGGggttaaggcttaatataatttaaacggatgagttataaaaaaaattcacccccttcacagttgtcatgaagggtaaaattagcaatatagacaaaataattttttgcaccaggctgtaaacatgtttttttctgctgtaaagttgggcattttaacatggggagtcaatgggattcacgctcttttgcagccagcctcaagctgccagttgatgaattgcagtttaagtTACTTCCTCGTTAGCTTCACAAGAGAGAGCAGGATGTTGGCGCTCGGTTTTGGCAGATAGAGAACATGTTGGAGGATCTTCTCCTAATATAAAACCTATTCCACAGCAGGTATAATCAAAACCTTCTGCAATGAACTCAAGAGGTGTGGGACCCTTCGCCTCGGCCCACTGCTCACCACAATGTGGTtactcttcctctctttctccaaATCCCTCTCTTCTGAGCTATCTTTAGCCCTCCCAGCTGTCTAACAGTGTCAGAGGAACTTGGGAGAGAGCACAGCACTGCCAGGGTGACTTTGAAAAGGGGGCAGTTTATTCCAAACCTGATTTAGGCCTC
This genomic interval carries:
- the LOC113051829 gene encoding CTD nuclear envelope phosphatase 1A-like — translated: MVDMIKTRQCLLGARSFLALTSRIWSLFLYILRKHIRTIIQYQTVRYDILPLSPLSRNRLNAVKRKILVLDLDETLIHSHHDGVLRPTVRPGTPPDFILKVVIDKHPVRFFVHKRPHVDFFLEVVSQWYELVVFTASMEIYGSAVADKLDNNKGLLKRRYYRQHCTLDSGSYIKDLSVVHDDLSSIVILDNSPGAYRSHPDNAIPIKSWFSDPSDTALLNLLPLLDALRFTADVRSVLSRNLHQHRLW